In one Raphanus sativus cultivar WK10039 unplaced genomic scaffold, ASM80110v3 Scaffold2907, whole genome shotgun sequence genomic region, the following are encoded:
- the LOC108819264 gene encoding fanconi-associated nuclease 1 homolog — protein sequence MLTGHESLLRLIGKRRRSLPNRQNLLSVATPNSLNLDVNDSGNDPSPDDSSTFSDDLRKKRRLTQTTLLQWSGSKQSEDTLFIHTQQQQSITVCNLDYDDGSCSEEVSKTVAALDEANGGDEAIHTFIVGRKFSDVQVLETGAKISLLRHPQNIKDPNAIKVLYAESELSEMLGYLPKDVSQCLSPLIDEYDLKFEGTITSVPKISSEAVPIKVVCHKMTSDGWKESESAGEDFKLLWEKVLQVVEHQMQTTRYQLNFNVLVQEVLRSCSHLFTDDEKAFLESFPSLSEDSQRLFIRLYTRKGPWFRLSNISYSEVSDSLQALKDLTVRGFMTSVEDANDLSYQMMKEITELLNVTELRDILSMNKVHSRSSRKRDLINSLCSYYNDGTRMNIGTMILERTGLCAKISSTAETLIWRVERLFFLNGEQDLSSFVLLDLGIIKYPTYKCIDSEQIFSDRTKLLAYEEAIEVAQLMDESLDSEDSGTVLNCIRIAETRITSSSSEPALLAAFNCFTAPWVYSKMVLLGVSFLENQKRYNQAVHLLRRLLSSFSCDGRRGYWTVRLSTDLEHMGRPNESLSVAEQGLLDPWVRAGSRIALQRRILRLAKPPRRWKTPTFPNLNDNKIPEVTIQGRSLNCEVGMKNRFYGEDGEQCGVEKLALQYYNGKGGGWQGMHTESSIWLTIFGLLMWDILFSDVPGVFQTRFQTAPLDLDTESFYLTRKEAIESQLEKVANGMAEEILIISYETHRGTACRGVAWERFSLEELRAAVACVGGKCVASLCRYLAQDYRSWCSGMPDLLLWRFKENGYEGEAKLVEVKSEKDRLSEQQRAWLLLLMDSGFHVEICKVRPACA from the exons TTCTCTCCGTTGCTACTCCG AACTCGTTGAATCTCGATGTCAACGACTCCGGCAATGACCCTTCTCCCGATGACTCGAGCACATTCTCAG ATGATTTGAGGAAGAAACGGAGATTAACTCAGACCACTCTTCTTCAGTGGTCAGGTTCGAAACAATCTGAAGATACTCTTTTCATCCATACCCAGCAGCAGCAATCAATAACCGTCTGCAATCTTGATTATGATGATGGCTCATGTAGTGAGGAGGTTTCCAAAACTGTGGCTGCTTTAGATGAAGCCAATGGTGGTGATGAAGCTATTCATACCTTTATTGTTGGTAGGAAGTTTAGTGATGTTCAGGTTTTAGAAACTGGGGCAAAGATCTCTCTTTTGAGACACCCTCAGAACATTAAGGATCCCAACGCTATTAAG GTTCTTTATGCAGAGTCCGAGTTGTCTGAGATGCTTGGGTATCTACCCAAAGATGTTTCCCAGTGCTTGTCCCCGCTTATCGACGAGTATGACCTTAAGTTTGAG ggaaCAATAACTTCTGTTCCGAAGATTTCTTCTGAAGCTGTTCCGATTAAAGTTGTTTGTCACAAGATGACATCTGATGGTTGGAAAGAAAGTGAATCTGCTGGTGAAGATTTTAAGCTTCTGTGGGAGAAAGTTCTTCAGGTTGTTGAGCATCAGATGCAAACGACGAGATACCAATTGAACTTCAATGTGTTGGTACAAGAGGTTCTCAGAAGCTGCTCTCACCTATTCACAGACGATGAAAAGGCATTCTTGG AATCCTTCCCATCTCTTTCAGAGGATAGCCAGAGACTTTTCATCCGTCTTTACACACGAAAAG GACCTTGGTTCAGGCTATCAAATATTTCATACTCTGAGGTATCTGATTCTCTTCAAGCTCTGAAAGATCTAACAG TTAGGGGATTCATGACTTCAGTGGAAGACGCAAATGATCTAAGTTACCAAATGATGAAGGAGATCACAGAGTTGCTTAACGTCACTGAACTGCGTGATATCTTATCTATGAACAAG GTGCACAGCCGCAGTTCAAGAAAGAGAGACCTTATAAATTCACTTTGTTCTTATTACAACGATGGAACAAG gATGAATATAGGAACAATGATTCTAGAAAGAACAGGACTATGTGCTAAGATATCCAGTACAGCAGAAACTCTCATATGGCGTGTTGAG AGGCTTTTCTTTCTCAACGGGGAGCAAGATCTATCCTCTTTTGTTCTGCTGGATCTTGGTATTATCAAATACCCAACTTACAAGTGCATTGACTCAGAGCAGATATTTTCAGACCGGACTAAGCTATTAGCATATGAAGAG GCCATTGAAGTGGCTCAGTTGATGGATGAGTCTCTTGACAGTGAGGATTCTGGGACAGTGTTGAACTGCATCAGGATTGCTGAGACCCGCATAACTAGTTCATCTTCAGAACCTGCTCTCCTAGCAGCTTTTAATTGCTTTACAGCTCCATGGGTTTACTCAAAAATGGTTCTTTTAGGAGTTTCCTTTCTTGAGAACCAAAAGAG GTATAACCAAGCAGTTCATCTACTGAGACGGCTGCTTAGTTCCTTCAGTTGTGACGGGAGACGAGGATACTGGACAGTCAGGTTATCAACAGATTTGGAGCACATGGGACGTCCAAACGAGAGTCTTTCAGTGGCAGAACAAGGACTATTGGATCCATGGGTGCGTGCTGGTTCAAGAATAGCTTTGCAAAGACGCATTCTTCGTCTTGCAAAGCCTCCAAGACGCTGGAAAACCCCCACCTTCCCAAATCTCAACGACAACAAGATCCCTGAGGTCACCATTCAAGGGAGATCACTGAACTGTGAAGTTGGCATGAAAAACAGGTTTTATGGAGAAGACGGAGAGCAGTGTGGAGTTGAGAAGCTCGCATTGCAGTATTACAATGGAAAAGGAGGAGGATGGCAGGGGATGCATACAGAGAGTAGCATCTGGTTAACCATTTTTGGGCTTCTCATGTGGGACATTCTGTTTTCTGACGTCCCTGGTGTCTTCCAAACCCGGTTCCAG ACTGCTCCACTGGACTTAGATACTGAATCCTTCTATCTAACCAGGAAGGAAGCAATAGAGTCACAGCTCGAGAAAGTTGCAAACGGAATGGCTGAAGAGATACTCATCATCTCATATGAAACACACCGTGGAACAGCGTGCAGAGGAGTGGCGTGGGAGCGGTTTTCGTTAGAGGAACTGAGAGCAGCGGTGGCTTGTGTTGGAGGCAAGTGTGTAGCATCGCTTTGCCGATATCTAGCTCAAGACTACAGGAGCTGGTGCAGTGGAATGCCTGATCTGCTTCTGTGGCGGTTCAAGGAGAATGGTTATGAAGGTGAAGCTAAGCTTGTGGAAGTAAAATCAGAGAAAGATAGGTTATCAGAACAGCAACGTGCTTGGCTTCTGCTTCTAATGGATTCAGGCTTCCATGTTGAGATTTGCAAAGTAAGACCTGCTTGTGCTTAA